The following proteins are co-located in the Acidicapsa acidisoli genome:
- a CDS encoding glycosyltransferase family 2 protein: MRTCVILLNWNGWSDTIECLESLFRLTSKDVGVVVCDNGSRDNSLQRIKAWARGEIKATSESPQLSRLTVPAVPKPIPYVELSREQAESGAVTVQESLTLIQNGANLGFAAGNNVGLRYALGISDCQHFWLLNNDTVVEPDALEALVREMNEHPKVGLCGSLNLSYHDPEDIQALGGKTYNRWTSRVDKLPKLTREELDSSAPAIDFVNGAATMVSRTFLEEVGLMEESYFLYFEELDWAMRAKGKFALSYARESVIYHKEGASIGSHPDRIKRSLVSDKYLSRSRVLFTKRFFPWALPSVLASVSLAAVDRFWHGDRERALAMLTFMLQGLTIPTSGKKHR, translated from the coding sequence ATGCGAACCTGCGTCATCCTTCTCAACTGGAATGGGTGGTCCGACACGATTGAGTGCCTGGAGTCACTTTTTCGACTCACCTCTAAGGATGTCGGAGTCGTAGTTTGCGATAATGGATCCCGCGACAACTCACTCCAAAGAATTAAAGCGTGGGCCAGAGGCGAGATCAAGGCCACCTCAGAAAGCCCACAACTCTCGAGACTAACTGTTCCAGCTGTTCCGAAACCGATACCTTACGTGGAATTGAGCCGAGAACAAGCTGAGTCCGGAGCCGTGACGGTCCAGGAGTCGCTCACTTTGATTCAGAACGGCGCGAATCTTGGGTTCGCCGCAGGCAACAATGTAGGACTGCGATACGCCTTGGGTATCAGTGACTGCCAACACTTTTGGCTCCTCAACAACGACACAGTGGTTGAGCCTGACGCTCTGGAAGCTCTCGTCCGAGAAATGAATGAGCACCCCAAGGTTGGCCTTTGCGGTTCCCTGAACCTTTCCTACCACGACCCCGAAGACATCCAGGCGTTGGGAGGCAAGACATACAACCGCTGGACATCCCGAGTGGACAAGTTGCCCAAATTGACTCGAGAAGAATTGGATTCCTCTGCCCCTGCGATAGACTTCGTCAATGGGGCGGCCACCATGGTAAGCCGGACCTTCCTCGAGGAAGTGGGGCTGATGGAGGAATCATATTTTCTCTATTTTGAGGAGTTGGACTGGGCAATGCGCGCTAAGGGGAAGTTCGCGCTAAGCTACGCACGCGAAAGTGTGATTTACCACAAAGAGGGAGCGTCCATCGGGTCCCATCCGGACCGGATAAAACGCAGCCTGGTTTCGGACAAGTACCTCTCGCGAAGCAGAGTTCTGTTTACGAAGAGATTTTTCCCTTGGGCTCTCCCATCTGTCTTGGCATCTGTTTCTCTCGCCGCAGTGGACAGGTTTTGGCATGGGGATAGGGAGCGAGCACTGGCTATGCTTACGTTCATGCTGCAAGGATTGACAATACCGACTTCTGGAAAGAAGCACAGATGA
- a CDS encoding glycosyltransferase: MCTYNGGKHLQQQLDSFSRQTCPPCELVVCDDGSEDNTLDLIRNFARTAGFPVRIFENQHNLGTTKNFERAIGLCEGDLIALADQDDEWLPHKLEIFERLFNNFPYALAAFGDADLIDSHSVSIGGKLWRSVHFSPASQVSYLDTRILSTLFKLNNVATGATMVFRTCFRSKFVPIPDSWVHDAWIAWLAALESGLAVHPGVTISYRIHSRQQLGLESRSFSARLAFAKRNGRQGHLALIDRFTDLKRYLRQREHDDEYSELISEIEGKILHLTARSSLHASLLRRVWSILKLWRGYERYARGPISMLRDMFFPSVHENPSAN, encoded by the coding sequence ATGTGTACCTACAATGGCGGGAAGCACCTGCAACAACAGCTGGATAGCTTTTCCAGACAGACTTGTCCACCATGCGAATTAGTCGTATGCGATGACGGATCAGAAGACAACACACTGGACCTTATCCGCAACTTTGCCCGGACAGCCGGATTTCCCGTTCGGATATTCGAGAATCAGCATAATCTTGGCACCACCAAGAACTTTGAAAGAGCAATTGGACTTTGCGAAGGAGACTTGATAGCTCTAGCTGATCAAGATGACGAATGGCTGCCCCACAAATTGGAAATCTTTGAACGTCTCTTCAATAATTTTCCATATGCTCTCGCAGCATTTGGCGACGCGGATCTCATCGATAGTCACTCCGTCTCAATCGGTGGCAAACTTTGGAGGAGTGTCCACTTTTCGCCGGCATCTCAGGTTTCGTACTTAGATACTCGCATTCTAAGCACTCTATTCAAGCTGAATAACGTGGCCACTGGAGCAACCATGGTTTTTCGAACTTGCTTTCGCAGCAAGTTTGTTCCGATACCTGACTCGTGGGTGCATGACGCATGGATTGCATGGCTTGCAGCCCTTGAGAGCGGTTTGGCCGTACATCCAGGTGTGACAATTTCGTATCGCATTCATTCGCGACAGCAGCTTGGTTTGGAGAGCCGATCTTTTTCCGCTCGTTTGGCATTCGCAAAAAGAAACGGACGCCAGGGACATCTTGCGCTAATCGATCGATTTACAGACCTCAAGCGATATTTGCGCCAAAGAGAGCACGACGATGAGTATTCTGAATTGATTTCAGAGATTGAAGGGAAAATCCTACATCTCACTGCTAGGTCCTCTCTGCATGCCTCGCTACTTCGACGGGTCTGGTCGATCCTCAAGTTATGGCGCGGTTATGAACGATATGCGCGTGGTCCTATCAGCATGCTTCGAGATATGTTCTTCCCATCGGTTCACGAAAACCCTTCTGCAAATTGA
- a CDS encoding glycosyltransferase family 2 protein: MIEEIQAKTDSRPVLTIAIPTYNRARYLRELLSVLFDQLVAEPRVELIISDNASPDETPQVIEEFVKRGLPLRNIRNKTNIGADANFMQCFEQAQGKYFWLFGDDDVIVPGGVARILALLDRQDYAIAYVSTYEFRNDYVTERTWDKFGRIAEPLTGGLELIRRIGAMVTFISAMIVNKDRYLNSVHPPMDRLIGTNLMQLGYLLPVVASSVSNLYIWERIVGARGGNCSGWGACQVFGINLKRVAEQYIGDRRDIVTALCNHTLQNWFPGTIMESREGTGSQLNSENMCELLEPIYKTNGRYWFYVYPLIKLPLAMARLWYSFVRVLNRVIRVIPMMLRYWFRNERIVQNQINTPSAPEMQKQVAP; this comes from the coding sequence ATGATCGAGGAAATCCAAGCTAAAACTGATTCCCGGCCAGTGCTGACAATAGCCATCCCGACATACAATCGGGCGCGCTACCTGAGAGAACTGCTATCCGTCCTCTTCGATCAACTCGTCGCCGAACCGCGCGTGGAGCTGATTATCTCCGATAACGCTTCGCCCGACGAAACGCCTCAAGTAATCGAGGAATTCGTGAAGCGCGGACTTCCACTGAGGAATATTCGCAATAAGACCAATATCGGTGCGGATGCAAACTTCATGCAGTGTTTTGAACAGGCGCAGGGAAAGTATTTCTGGCTCTTCGGCGATGACGATGTCATTGTTCCAGGCGGAGTCGCTCGAATACTCGCGTTGCTGGATCGACAGGATTACGCGATAGCTTACGTAAGCACATACGAGTTCCGCAATGATTACGTAACAGAGAGAACTTGGGACAAATTTGGAAGGATTGCAGAACCACTTACGGGCGGACTCGAGTTAATTCGGAGAATTGGCGCTATGGTGACATTCATAAGCGCAATGATAGTGAATAAGGACCGCTATCTTAATTCTGTGCATCCCCCCATGGACCGTCTCATCGGGACGAATTTGATGCAATTGGGATACCTCCTCCCGGTAGTTGCTTCGAGTGTGAGTAATCTGTATATCTGGGAACGGATTGTTGGAGCCAGGGGTGGAAACTGCAGCGGATGGGGAGCTTGTCAGGTATTTGGAATCAATCTCAAACGTGTAGCTGAACAATATATAGGTGATCGAAGAGACATCGTGACAGCACTTTGCAATCATACACTACAGAACTGGTTCCCGGGTACAATCATGGAGTCTCGCGAAGGCACGGGGAGCCAATTGAATTCCGAAAATATGTGCGAATTACTCGAGCCAATCTATAAGACGAATGGACGCTATTGGTTCTATGTCTATCCGTTAATTAAACTTCCGCTTGCCATGGCACGTTTGTGGTATTCGTTCGTCCGAGTCTTAAATCGCGTCATACGCGTTATTCCGATGATGCTTCGATATTGGTTTCGGAACGAACGAATCGTCCAAAATCAAATTAATACGCCGTCTGCACCTGAGATGCAAAAACAGGTCGCACCTTAA
- a CDS encoding NAD-dependent epimerase/dehydratase family protein, which translates to MAKPLSFDDLDYIRTRTRDLWSEMRGQRIFITGGTGFFGCWLVESFLHINRVEQLGAQCTVLTRNPAAFALKCPHLASDPALSLLAGNVSDFPFPEGDFRFVIHAATEASAKLSAEKPLEMLDTILQGTQRTLEFAAARGTQKFLLTSSGAVYGEQPPSITHLAEDYPGAPNQLDPASVYAEGKRAAELMCSIYGATHPLECKIARCFAFVGPHLPLGAHFAIGNFIRDAMRGDSIRVNGDGTPKRSYLYAADLAIWLWAILFRAPPLEAFNVGSNQAVSISELAHTVVAAIGSNAEVRIMQPATEGARIRQYIPSVQKVRDLLGLECEITLEDAIRRTVMWHGYSLDSDHL; encoded by the coding sequence TTGGCTAAACCACTTTCGTTCGACGATCTTGACTACATCCGCACGCGAACACGAGACCTTTGGTCCGAAATGCGCGGCCAGAGGATTTTCATCACGGGCGGCACGGGCTTCTTTGGCTGCTGGCTGGTGGAGAGCTTTCTCCACATTAATCGCGTCGAGCAACTGGGTGCACAATGTACGGTTCTAACCCGAAATCCGGCGGCGTTTGCGCTGAAGTGTCCGCACCTGGCATCTGACCCCGCCCTTTCGCTGCTGGCAGGGAACGTTTCCGATTTCCCCTTCCCCGAAGGCGATTTTCGATTTGTAATCCATGCAGCAACGGAGGCCAGCGCCAAACTTTCCGCTGAGAAGCCGCTGGAAATGCTGGACACAATCCTGCAGGGAACCCAGCGCACTCTCGAATTTGCCGCGGCTCGCGGTACGCAGAAGTTCCTGCTGACAAGTTCGGGAGCTGTATATGGCGAACAGCCCCCGTCAATCACGCACCTTGCAGAAGATTATCCAGGCGCGCCGAATCAGCTCGATCCCGCTTCTGTTTACGCCGAAGGCAAGCGGGCCGCTGAACTCATGTGCTCCATTTATGGCGCAACTCACCCTCTGGAATGCAAGATTGCTCGATGCTTTGCCTTCGTCGGCCCTCATCTCCCTCTGGGCGCCCACTTTGCCATCGGCAACTTCATTCGCGACGCCATGCGGGGTGACTCGATCCGTGTAAACGGAGATGGAACCCCGAAGCGGTCGTATCTCTACGCGGCCGATCTCGCCATCTGGCTGTGGGCGATCCTGTTCCGCGCCCCGCCACTGGAGGCCTTTAACGTCGGTTCGAATCAGGCCGTCAGCATCTCGGAACTGGCGCACACGGTCGTCGCAGCAATCGGTTCAAATGCTGAAGTTCGAATCATGCAACCCGCGACCGAAGGGGCACGAATCCGGCAGTACATCCCAAGCGTCCAAAAAGTAAGGGATCTACTCGGACTTGAGTGCGAAATAACTCTTGAAGACGCGATACGGCGAACCGTCATGTGGCATGGCTATTCCTTGGATTCGGATCATCTATAG
- a CDS encoding FkbM family methyltransferase codes for MASPEARASLSLETQPGWFDIVDRKKCRKIRVSRKNAIYLPHLADCFDYYYGSATPIRISANGTTFNVVDFSTPRFQEVSGFPEFPILCPSFTEPYVTTLEYLKYAQLKAGDIVLDLGCYSGLTSIAFSREVGPSGKVIALEADPINFAAAQTNVARHVLINKIDNIVLMNNAAGSGRGMISFASDGTMGAANASIVNDNRGVSVEIASLGLQDIADTCSLERIDLIKIDIEGSELEVLTGAESFFKRFRPKLIVEPHTIDGVFSDKAVISILEGYGYRCKTTVQSGLEWPLVIAIPEAQ; via the coding sequence ATGGCCTCACCGGAGGCTCGCGCATCTCTCAGCCTGGAGACCCAACCAGGCTGGTTCGACATCGTTGACAGGAAAAAATGTCGCAAGATAAGGGTCAGTCGGAAGAATGCAATTTACTTACCGCATCTGGCGGATTGCTTCGACTATTACTACGGGTCAGCAACCCCAATCAGGATTTCGGCAAATGGGACCACCTTCAACGTAGTTGATTTTTCAACTCCTCGCTTTCAGGAAGTCTCCGGCTTCCCGGAATTTCCAATCCTGTGTCCCAGCTTCACAGAGCCGTATGTCACCACGCTGGAATACCTCAAGTACGCCCAGCTCAAGGCAGGCGACATCGTTCTTGACCTGGGATGCTATTCCGGTCTGACTTCCATCGCCTTTTCCAGAGAAGTTGGCCCCTCGGGAAAGGTTATCGCGTTGGAGGCGGACCCAATCAATTTTGCAGCGGCGCAGACTAACGTCGCACGCCATGTGTTGATCAACAAGATTGACAACATCGTCCTCATGAACAACGCGGCAGGATCAGGACGCGGGATGATCTCTTTCGCGTCAGACGGAACCATGGGAGCGGCCAATGCCTCCATCGTGAACGACAATCGCGGAGTCTCAGTTGAAATCGCTTCACTTGGACTTCAAGACATCGCGGATACCTGCTCCCTTGAGAGAATTGACCTCATTAAGATAGACATAGAAGGCTCCGAACTGGAAGTCCTAACAGGGGCAGAGTCGTTTTTCAAGCGTTTCCGGCCAAAGCTTATTGTTGAACCTCACACGATCGATGGCGTGTTTTCGGACAAGGCCGTTATCTCCATCCTGGAAGGCTACGGGTACCGCTGCAAGACCACTGTCCAGTCAGGGCTCGAATGGCCGCTAGTGATAGCCATCCCGGAAGCCCAATAA
- a CDS encoding thiamine pyrophosphate-binding protein translates to MKTMMKLSDYLVETLAGWGVRHAFLVTGGGAMHLNDSFGKASGISYLCTHHEQAAAIAAEGYARVTGTPGVLNVTAGPGGINALNGVFGAWTDSIPMLVVSGQTKRETCMATYGRTDLRQLGDQEVDIISMVRGITKYAVLVQDPASIAYHLERAWFLASNGRPGPVWLDIPVDVQSAQIDPATLRHYDPSEDAISGLVEDVAEEVASVLALIARAARPVIMAGTGVRLAHALPEFERVIRQLRIPVTTAWTHDLIASDDELFCGRPGTIGERAGNFTVQNSDLLLVLGSRLNIRQVSYNWKSFARAAFKIQVDIDAAELDKPTVRADLPIHCDLKVFLEEMAAQLERGGISKTSVDHEEWLAWCRERRSLYPVVRDAQKEDGPPINSYGFIHSLFQNLKDDDVVVCGNATACIVPYQAADLKKGQRLISNSGSASMGYDLPAAIGAAVARDGARVICLAGDGSIQMNVQELQTVVHNQLPVKIFVLENGGYLSIRSTQSSFFGRLVGEGQTSGVSFPSMVELGKAYGISSFDMYSMSDLPAVLAELEKPGPSLIQVHLDVSQGFEPRLRSRQQADGTIVTPNLEDMYPFLSEEELAKNMIGIPEEVKK, encoded by the coding sequence ATGAAGACTATGATGAAGCTATCCGATTATCTTGTTGAAACTCTGGCGGGATGGGGTGTACGCCACGCCTTCCTGGTGACTGGCGGCGGCGCCATGCATCTCAACGACTCCTTTGGCAAAGCCAGCGGAATCAGCTATCTGTGCACCCATCACGAGCAGGCGGCGGCGATTGCCGCCGAAGGTTATGCGCGCGTCACCGGCACTCCCGGAGTGCTGAATGTGACGGCCGGCCCGGGCGGCATCAATGCTTTGAATGGTGTTTTCGGCGCATGGACCGATTCGATTCCGATGCTGGTGGTTTCTGGCCAGACGAAGCGCGAAACCTGCATGGCGACCTATGGGCGAACCGACCTGCGACAGTTGGGAGACCAGGAAGTGGACATCATCTCCATGGTCCGCGGAATCACCAAGTATGCTGTGCTGGTTCAGGATCCGGCATCGATTGCTTACCATCTGGAGCGCGCGTGGTTTCTGGCCTCCAATGGGCGTCCCGGCCCGGTCTGGCTGGATATCCCTGTCGATGTGCAATCCGCGCAGATCGATCCCGCGACGTTGCGGCATTATGACCCCAGCGAGGACGCGATTTCAGGCCTGGTTGAAGACGTAGCGGAGGAGGTAGCCAGTGTTTTGGCACTTATCGCCAGGGCTGCGCGGCCGGTGATCATGGCAGGGACGGGCGTTCGTCTGGCTCACGCCCTGCCGGAGTTTGAACGGGTCATTCGGCAACTGCGCATCCCGGTCACAACGGCCTGGACGCATGATTTGATCGCCTCGGATGACGAACTGTTTTGCGGCCGTCCGGGAACGATCGGCGAGCGGGCGGGCAATTTCACGGTCCAGAATTCGGATCTGTTGCTGGTGCTTGGTTCGAGGCTGAATATTCGCCAGGTGAGTTATAACTGGAAGTCGTTTGCGCGGGCAGCCTTCAAGATTCAGGTGGATATTGACGCCGCGGAACTGGACAAGCCGACCGTGCGCGCCGACCTGCCGATTCATTGCGATCTGAAGGTATTTCTGGAGGAAATGGCTGCCCAGTTGGAGCGCGGCGGGATATCGAAGACCTCCGTGGATCATGAGGAGTGGCTGGCGTGGTGCCGCGAACGCCGCTCGCTCTATCCGGTGGTGCGGGATGCGCAGAAAGAAGACGGCCCGCCGATTAACTCCTATGGGTTCATTCACAGCCTCTTCCAGAACCTGAAGGATGACGATGTCGTGGTATGCGGCAATGCGACGGCGTGCATTGTGCCGTATCAGGCAGCGGATTTGAAGAAGGGGCAGCGGCTGATCTCAAACTCCGGCTCTGCTTCGATGGGGTACGATTTGCCTGCAGCGATTGGAGCTGCCGTGGCGCGGGACGGGGCGCGGGTGATCTGTCTGGCCGGGGATGGCAGCATTCAGATGAATGTCCAGGAGTTGCAGACGGTGGTTCACAATCAACTGCCGGTGAAGATATTCGTCCTGGAGAACGGCGGCTACCTTTCTATCCGCTCTACCCAGTCGTCCTTTTTTGGCCGGCTGGTGGGCGAAGGGCAAACCTCCGGGGTTTCGTTTCCTTCCATGGTCGAACTGGGCAAGGCGTACGGCATTTCGAGCTTCGATATGTATTCGATGAGTGATTTGCCGGCAGTGCTTGCGGAACTTGAAAAGCCGGGTCCGTCTCTCATTCAGGTTCACCTCGACGTGAGCCAGGGATTTGAGCCGCGTCTTCGTTCGCGGCAGCAGGCCGACGGAACAATTGTGACGCCGAACCTCGAGGATATGTACCCGTTCCTTTCTGAGGAGGAACTGGCGAAAAACATGATTGGCATTCCCGAGGAAGTGAAGAAGTAG
- a CDS encoding HAD family hydrolase has product MPSGFAPQNLIFDLDGTLVDSLPGIASSIQYAVRNHAPGVSLAELRNLVGPPVRQILRKLLAPVSDAQLDDLEGEFRIAYDSWGWKETEAFPSVLATLQSLHGQGLKLFLFTNKPEFAATKICEALGLRQLFEAMLSKDSRQPEFASKTEMLRALVDEYALSKDACLVIGDGQDDYLAAVQLQIAFVHASYGYGRLTTVDSVSSARSIDRFSALPEFCGRQNFA; this is encoded by the coding sequence ATGCCAAGCGGTTTTGCGCCACAGAACCTGATCTTCGACCTGGATGGAACGCTTGTTGATTCTCTGCCTGGGATCGCGTCTTCGATTCAATACGCCGTGCGAAACCATGCGCCGGGTGTGTCCCTTGCGGAACTTCGCAATCTTGTCGGACCTCCGGTGAGACAGATACTGCGCAAGTTGCTGGCCCCTGTGTCGGACGCGCAACTGGACGACCTTGAGGGGGAGTTTCGCATTGCGTATGACTCCTGGGGGTGGAAGGAAACAGAAGCGTTTCCGTCGGTTCTTGCCACTTTGCAGTCGCTGCACGGGCAAGGACTGAAGCTGTTTCTCTTCACGAACAAGCCGGAGTTTGCCGCGACGAAGATCTGCGAAGCGCTCGGGCTGAGGCAGCTCTTTGAGGCCATGTTGAGCAAGGATTCCAGGCAGCCGGAGTTTGCGTCGAAGACGGAGATGCTGCGGGCCCTGGTGGATGAATATGCATTGAGCAAGGACGCCTGCCTGGTTATCGGGGACGGCCAGGACGATTATCTGGCCGCCGTCCAACTTCAGATCGCATTTGTGCACGCGAGCTATGGGTATGGCAGACTAACAACAGTAGATTCAGTGTCGAGCGCGAGGTCGATTGACCGGTTCAGCGCGTTGCCTGAATTCTGCGGGAGGCAAAATTTCGCATGA
- a CDS encoding N-acetylneuraminate synthase family protein, which yields MIDRDIFEDLFVLEMANNHWGKLDRALKIVSEFSKLVRFNNVRAAIKVQFRDVDGFVHRDFRDRTDIRYVNKTLKTRLRDEEFATLVKAIRESGCIPMATPFDERSVDLCVELGIPIIKIASSDLNDWMLIEKIATTRKPCIASTGGSSLKDMDDLVTFFENRNIPLAINHCVSLYPSEDSELELNQVDFLKNRYPKLTIGFSTHEYHDWTSSIMIAYAKGARTFERHIDIDDNAIQVSPYCSLPEQADSWFKAFLKAKEMCGAPGTQKRVPPRREVEYLDSLVRGVYAKTDLPEGHILADKDVYLAIPLQKGQISCRELMRGEVLLKPVAKNAPVRIDDIDSPYAYIPSLKKLIYNRGLDLGTDGAKTAPQAVSEGKSQEPA from the coding sequence ATGATTGACAGGGATATTTTCGAGGATTTGTTTGTTCTCGAAATGGCAAACAACCACTGGGGCAAATTGGATCGAGCCCTTAAGATAGTCTCCGAGTTTTCCAAGCTCGTCCGCTTTAACAATGTTAGAGCAGCCATCAAGGTCCAGTTTCGCGATGTGGACGGATTCGTTCATAGGGATTTTCGGGATCGAACGGATATCCGCTATGTGAATAAGACACTGAAGACGCGGCTCAGGGACGAGGAATTCGCAACGCTTGTCAAAGCGATTCGCGAATCGGGGTGCATTCCCATGGCGACTCCGTTTGATGAGCGATCGGTGGACTTGTGCGTTGAGCTTGGCATTCCCATCATCAAGATTGCGAGTTCGGACCTGAACGACTGGATGCTGATCGAGAAGATTGCAACGACCCGAAAGCCCTGTATCGCATCCACGGGTGGGTCTTCGCTGAAGGATATGGACGATCTCGTAACTTTTTTTGAGAATCGCAATATTCCTTTGGCGATCAACCACTGTGTGTCACTGTATCCGTCGGAAGACTCGGAACTAGAGCTTAATCAGGTCGATTTTCTGAAGAACCGGTATCCGAAGCTGACCATTGGATTCTCAACCCATGAGTATCACGATTGGACTTCGTCCATCATGATTGCCTATGCCAAAGGGGCCCGGACCTTTGAACGGCACATCGATATTGACGACAACGCCATCCAGGTTTCCCCGTATTGTTCGCTGCCGGAACAGGCTGATTCGTGGTTCAAGGCATTCCTCAAGGCGAAGGAGATGTGCGGAGCGCCGGGCACGCAAAAGCGAGTTCCACCCCGCCGTGAAGTGGAGTACCTTGATTCGCTGGTGAGGGGAGTCTACGCAAAGACGGATCTGCCGGAAGGGCACATTCTCGCGGACAAAGATGTCTATCTTGCGATTCCGCTGCAAAAAGGGCAAATTTCCTGCCGGGAATTGATGCGTGGAGAAGTGCTCTTGAAACCGGTGGCCAAGAATGCGCCCGTTCGGATCGATGATATCGATAGCCCTTATGCGTACATTCCGTCGCTCAAGAAGCTGATTTACAATCGTGGGCTTGATCTTGGGACCGACGGAGCAAAAACAGCGCCGCAGGCGGTCAGCGAAGGGAAGAGTCAAGAGCCAGCCTGA
- the rfbH gene encoding lipopolysaccharide biosynthesis protein RfbH encodes MSANRKDEIRAAIRQLTTEYYEEAYAEKSFTPGESPVPVSGRVFDDRDMFAVIESGLDFWLTAGRFAELFEFKFAKFVGVRDARLVNSGSSANLVAVSVLTSPTLGERQLKPGDEIITVAAGFPTTVNPIIQNRLVPVFVDVELGTYNVDVSMLEQALSPRTKALIFAHTLGNPFNVAAVAEFARKHNLWLIEDCCDALGSTFAGRRVGTFGDLATFSFYPAHHITMGEGGCVGTSQPRLTKLIESFRDWGRDCWCAPGKDNTCGKRFDWQLGTLPHGYDHKYTYSHLGYNLKVSDMQAAAGVAQLEKLEGFIEARKNNFAYLTEQLKPLSKTFLLPQATPGSVPSWFGYPMAVRPESGLERDEVIRFLNGRKIGTRLLFGGNLLRQPAYRDIEKRVVGDLPNSDFITHNVFWIGVYPGLTQPMLDYVVESLNEVSSRCAVG; translated from the coding sequence GTGAGCGCAAACCGCAAAGATGAGATCCGGGCCGCGATCCGTCAACTGACAACCGAATACTACGAAGAAGCCTACGCCGAAAAGTCGTTCACCCCCGGAGAATCCCCTGTGCCTGTTTCTGGGCGGGTTTTTGACGACCGCGACATGTTCGCCGTGATTGAATCCGGACTGGATTTCTGGCTCACGGCCGGTCGATTTGCCGAATTATTTGAATTCAAGTTCGCCAAGTTTGTCGGAGTGCGGGATGCGCGACTGGTCAACTCAGGCTCCTCCGCAAACCTGGTTGCAGTCTCCGTTTTGACTTCTCCCACATTGGGAGAACGTCAACTCAAACCCGGCGACGAGATCATCACCGTTGCCGCGGGTTTCCCGACAACCGTGAATCCAATCATCCAAAACAGATTGGTGCCGGTCTTCGTCGACGTTGAGTTGGGTACCTACAACGTCGATGTGTCGATGCTGGAGCAGGCTCTAAGTCCGAGAACCAAAGCACTGATCTTCGCACACACGCTGGGCAATCCCTTCAACGTCGCAGCCGTTGCGGAGTTCGCCCGCAAACATAATCTGTGGCTCATTGAAGACTGCTGCGACGCTCTCGGTTCCACATTCGCTGGACGACGCGTGGGCACATTTGGCGATCTGGCGACCTTCAGCTTTTACCCGGCTCACCACATCACCATGGGCGAGGGCGGATGCGTGGGTACCTCCCAGCCGCGACTCACGAAGCTAATCGAATCCTTCCGCGACTGGGGCCGGGATTGCTGGTGCGCTCCGGGCAAAGACAACACCTGCGGCAAGCGCTTTGATTGGCAGTTGGGAACTCTGCCGCATGGGTACGACCACAAGTACACCTACTCGCACCTTGGCTACAATCTGAAGGTCAGCGACATGCAGGCAGCGGCCGGAGTAGCCCAGCTCGAAAAACTCGAAGGCTTTATCGAAGCACGCAAGAACAACTTCGCCTACCTGACCGAGCAGCTCAAGCCCCTCTCGAAGACATTCCTTCTGCCCCAGGCGACACCCGGATCGGTTCCGAGCTGGTTCGGCTATCCTATGGCGGTGCGGCCGGAATCGGGTCTCGAACGGGACGAAGTCATCCGGTTTCTGAACGGGCGCAAAATTGGAACAAGGCTTCTCTTCGGCGGGAACCTGTTGCGTCAGCCAGCCTATCGAGACATCGAAAAACGCGTCGTCGGTGACCTTCCCAACTCGGACTTCATCACCCACAACGTCTTTTGGATCGGCGTCTACCCAGGATTGACCCAACCGATGCTGGATTACGTGGTGGAGAGCCTGAACGAAGTCTCCAGCCGGTGCGCCGTCGGGTAA